The Acidimicrobiales bacterium genomic interval GTTCACAATACCCCTCCAGCCGGCGGCCGGCCGAGGAGGAGCGGAACATCGGTCTCAACTTCTGGGGCCCGACCTCCAGCCCGTTCCACCAGGCGACAGAAGGCACAGATCTCGCCGTTGGCTGGAGCCCCGCACCGGACACAGGAACCCACTGCACCCCGTTCCTCAACGACCACCGGGGCGAACCGGTCCACCGCCCGGTCCAGAAACCCGAAGTAGAAATCGTGTTTGGTTCCCGGAGACCGTTCTTCGATAGCGTTCAATGCCTCCTTGTAGCCAAGGTGCCGGTTCCCTTCAGCCATCGGGCATTCCTCCACCACGTACTCGATCCCCCGGAGAACGCAATAAGCGGCCGTTTCCCGTTCGCCTAGGCGGACTAGGGGCTTGACCTTTCGGGGAAAACCCTCGCCGGCCGGGAGCACCGGCTTCTGTCGCCCCAGGTATTCGCCCTGCCACCGGAGTACGTTCCCGAGCAGCACTGCGGCTTCATCGTCCAGATTGTGTCCCGTAACGAGGGCGTCGTAGTTCCCCCGGCGGGCCGCCTCGTCGAATAGGTGTCGCTTAGAGAGGCCACAGGCACTGCATGGCACCCTTCGGGCTGCCCGGGCGCCATTCGGGATGTCATAGCCGTAGTCGGCCGGAAGGTCCACCACCTCGAGGCTCAGGTCACGGTCCTTGGCGAACGCACGGGCGTAGGCCTCTGACTGGCCGCTGTAGCCGTCGATCCCCAGTCCGAGGTAGAGGCCGTCGACCTGGTAACCCAGCTCCAGCAGGATGTCCCATACGGCTAGGGAGTCCTTGCCGCCCGAGACGGCTACCAGAATCCGGTCGCCGGCGGACAACATTCGGTGCTGTTTGATGGCCCTCTCTACCTGGTCGCGACACAGCCTAAGAAAGTGCTCTTCACAGAAGTTGGCGTTGTGCCGTCGCACATCGATCACCGCCGGACCCCGGCAGACCCGACACTTCACCAGGCGCCTCCGGAGATGACTGAGCGAATCTCGATCCGGTCGTCGGCACCCAGGACGTCGTCCCCGGGAACGAGGGTTCCCTCTCGGATGACCAGAACACCCTCGCGGCGTAGATCAAGCCGGGCAAGGAGTGCCGAGACGGCCATCGGTCCCTCGAACTCCACCGTGCGGGTCGGGTTGCGAAGCTCAACGATCACCCGTCCTCACCCCCTTCGTCGAGGTGTCGAACTTCGAGACCTTCCCCCACCTCCAGCCGGGTGCGGTGAGCCGTGGGGGGTCGACCCCCGAGGGCGCG includes:
- a CDS encoding adenine nucleotide alpha hydrolase family protein, encoding MIDVRRHNANFCEEHFLRLCRDQVERAIKQHRMLSAGDRILVAVSGGKDSLAVWDILLELGYQVDGLYLGLGIDGYSGQSEAYARAFAKDRDLSLEVVDLPADYGYDIPNGARAARRVPCSACGLSKRHLFDEAARRGNYDALVTGHNLDDEAAVLLGNVLRWQGEYLGRQKPVLPAGEGFPRKVKPLVRLGERETAAYCVLRGIEYVVEECPMAEGNRHLGYKEALNAIEERSPGTKHDFYFGFLDRAVDRFAPVVVEERGAVGSCVRCGAPANGEICAFCRLVERAGGRAPEVETDVPLLLGRPPAGGVL
- a CDS encoding MoaD/ThiS family protein; its protein translation is MIVELRNPTRTVEFEGPMAVSALLARLDLRREGVLVIREGTLVPGDDVLGADDRIEIRSVISGGAW